The following are encoded together in the Ictidomys tridecemlineatus isolate mIctTri1 chromosome X, mIctTri1.hap1, whole genome shotgun sequence genome:
- the Gpr173 gene encoding putative G-protein coupled receptor 173, with product MANTTGEPEEVSGALSPPSASAYVKLVLLGLIMCVSLAGNAILSLLVLKERALHKAPYYFLLDLCLADGIRSAVCFPFVLASVRHGSSWTFSALSCKIVAFMAVLFCFHAAFMLFCISVTRYMAIAHHRFYAKRMTLWTCAAVICMAWTLSVAMAFPPVFDVGTYKFIREEDQCIFEHRYFKANDTLGFMLMLAVLMAATHAVYGKLLLFEYRHRKMKPVQMVPAISQNWTFHGPGATGQAAANWIAGFGRGPMPPTLLGIRQNGHAASRRLLGMDEVKGEKQLGRMFYAITLLFLLLWSPYIVACYWRVFVKACAVPHRYLATAVWMSFAQAAVNPIVCFLLNKDLKKCLRTHAPCWGTGGAPAPREPYCVM from the coding sequence ATGGCCAACACCACCGGAGAGCCCGAGGAGGTGAGCGGCGCACTGTCCCCGCCGTCAGCATCGGCTTACGTGAAGCTGGTGCTGCTGGGACTGATCATGTGCGTGAGCCTTGCGGGCAACGCCATCTTGTCCCTGCTGGTGCTCAAGGAGCGTGCCCTGCACAAGGCTCCTTACTACTTTCTGCTGGACCTGTGCCTAGCTGATGGCATACGCTCTGCCGTCTGCTTCCCTTTTGTGCTGGCTTCTGTGCGCCACGGCTCCTCATGGACCTTCAGTGCACTGAGCTGTAAGATTGTGGCCTTTATGGCTGTGCTCTTTTGCTTCCATGCGGCCTTCATGCTGTTCTGCATCAGCGTTACCCGCTACATGGCCATTGCCCACCACCGCTTCTACGCCAAGCGCATGACACTCTGGACATGCGCAGCTGTCATCTGCATGGCCTGGACTCTGTCTGTGGCCATGGCCTTCCCACCCGTCTTCGACGTGGGCACCTACAAGTTTATCCGGGAGGAGGACCAATGCATCTTTGAGCATCGCTACTTCAAGGCCAATGACACGCTGGGCTTCATGCTTATGTTGGCCGTGCTCATGGCAGCCACACATGCTGTCTATGGCAAGCTGCTCCTCTTCGAGTACCGTCACCGCAAGATGAAGCCAGTGCAGATGGTGCCAGCCATTAGCCAGAACTGGACATTCCATGGCCCTGGGGCCACAGGCCAGGCTGCTGCCAACTGGATCGCCGGCTTTGGCCGTGGGCCCATGCCACCAACCCTGCTGGGTATCCGGCAGAATGGGCATGCGGCCAGCCGGCGGCTGCTGGGCATGGACGAGGTCAAGGGTGAAAAGCAGCTGGGTCGCATGTTCTACGCGATCACACTgctcttcctgctcctctggTCACCCTACATCGTGGCCTGCTACTGGCGAGTGTTTGTGAAAGCCTGTGCTGTGCCCCACCGCTACCTGGCCACCGCTGTTTGGATGAGCTTCGCCCAGGCTGCTGTCAACCCAATCGTCTGCTTCCTGCTCAACAAGGACCTCAAGAAGTGCCTGAGGACTCATGCCCCTTGCTGGGGCACAGGAGGTGCCCCGGCTCCCAGAGAACCCTACTGTGTCATGTGA